The Dermochelys coriacea isolate rDerCor1 chromosome 7, rDerCor1.pri.v4, whole genome shotgun sequence genome window below encodes:
- the LOC119858919 gene encoding cytoskeleton-associated protein 2-like produces the protein MAGAGSWWENPSTPFGVGELRDRPVSLRKHLRSQKEKQSIAERLNLSFTLVPRKSPLGYYLGRLVPSKTCSFRQRLPVEASLGIAWQPVVHSPNTITSRRASAGAWRANTALRTGHVTDQTQLKGSRILLPPTKPALGRVRPISSPRAVMLFELHSPAAQEPKPTSRHKHAVVKPAINARRAQLAEWQAAKGKVLKRPPCVMVPVPPKRCLSKEPAVLSSWTTIMDEEEMRSEPDQASLAVLEQPSQAGGGTRREEVPPWDPATRGTQDSEYWVHLQQPAGAAGSTCLAGKGPEHLVDEECGSARAVDNGKRLLYASMLQISVWKRLPKLPLSAPHPSSLAAE, from the exons ATGGCTGGTGCTGGCAGCTGGTGGGAAAATCCCAGCACCCCATTTGGAGTTGGCGAGCTGAGGGACAGGCCGGTGTCTCTCAGGAAGCACCTGAGGAGCCAGAAGGAGAAGCAGAGCATTGCCGAGCGGCTGAACCTCAGTTTCACCTTGGTGCCCAGGAAGTCTCCCCTGGGCTATTACCTGGGCAGGCTTGTGCCCTCAAAGACCTGCTCTTTCCGCCAGAGGCTGCCTGTGGAGGCCAGCCTGGGCATTGCCTGGCAGCCTGTGGTGCACTCTCCCAACACCATCACCTCCCGCAGGGCTTCTGCAGGGGCCTGGCGGGCTAACACTGCCCTGAGAACAGGCCATGTCACAGACCAGACCCAGCTCAAGGGCAGCAGGATCCTGCTGCCCCCGACCAAGCCAGCTCTCGGTAGAGTGAGACCCATCTCCTCGCCCAGGGCAGTGATGCTGTTTGAGCTGCACAGTCCTGCTGCCCAGGAGCCCAAACCCACCAGCAGGCACAAGCATGCTGTGGTCAAACCAGCCATCAATGCCAGGAG GGCCCAGCTGGCAGAATGGCAAGCTGCCAAGGGCAAGGTGCTGAAGAGACCCCCATGTGTAATGGTCCCTGTTCCTCCCAAGAGATGCTTGTCCAAGGAGCCCGCTGTCCTGTCCTCCTGGACCACCATAATGGATGAAGAGGAGATGAGATCAGAGCCAGACCAAGCCAGCCTGGCAGTTCTGGAGCAGCCCAGCCAAGCTGGCGGG GGCACCCGCAGGGAGGAGGTACCTCCATGGGACCCAGCCACTCGGGGGACCCAGGACTCGGAGTACTGGGTCCATCTCCAACAGcctgcaggggctgctgggagcaCCTGCCTTGCTGGCAAGGGACCTGAG CATCTAGTAGATGAAGAGTGTGGATCAGCAAGGGCTGTGGACAATGGCAAGAGACTCCTGTATGCATCTA TGCTGCAGATCAGTGTGTGGAAGAGACTACCCAAGCTGCCACTCTCTGCTCCACACCCATCTTCCCTGGCTGCAGAGTGA